A genomic region of Trichothermofontia sichuanensis B231 contains the following coding sequences:
- a CDS encoding NADH dehydrogenase subunit K → MNPVAHPPQVTQDLSENVILTTLDDLHNWVRLSSLWPMMYGTACCFIEFAALIGSRFDFDRFGLVPRASPRQADLIITAGTITMKMAPALVRLYEQMPDPKYVIAMGACTITGGMFSMDSPTAVRGVDKLIPVDVYIPGCPPRPEAIFDAIIKLRKKIANESLQERASRGPTPRLYTRSHQMKVVPPILTGTYLQSPTRQAPSPELAAAIGVPIPPALAASATAKPQEVDRG, encoded by the coding sequence ATGAATCCGGTGGCCCACCCGCCCCAGGTGACCCAAGACCTATCAGAGAATGTGATCCTGACGACGCTGGATGACCTTCACAACTGGGTGCGCCTGTCGAGCCTGTGGCCGATGATGTACGGCACAGCCTGTTGTTTTATTGAGTTTGCTGCCCTGATCGGCTCTCGGTTTGACTTCGATCGCTTTGGTCTCGTCCCACGGGCCAGTCCCCGCCAAGCGGATTTGATCATCACGGCGGGCACGATCACAATGAAAATGGCGCCGGCCTTGGTTCGTCTATATGAACAAATGCCCGATCCCAAGTATGTGATCGCAATGGGCGCTTGCACGATTACGGGGGGGATGTTCAGTATGGATTCCCCGACGGCGGTTCGAGGCGTGGACAAGTTGATTCCAGTCGATGTCTACATCCCTGGGTGTCCGCCGCGACCGGAAGCCATTTTCGATGCCATCATCAAACTACGCAAGAAAATTGCTAACGAATCTCTCCAGGAACGGGCGAGCCGCGGGCCAACGCCACGTCTCTATACCCGATCGCACCAGATGAAAGTCGTGCCGCCAATTTTAACGGGGACCTATCTGCAATCCCCCACCCGTCAGGCGCCTAGCCCAGAACTCGCAGCGGCGATCGGGGTGCCGATTCCCCCCGCCTTGGCTGCTTCTGCAACTGCCAAACCCCAGGAGGTCGATCGTGGCTGA
- the ndhC gene encoding photosynthetic/respiratory NAD(P)H-quinone oxidoreductase subunit C, with the protein MFVLSGYEYLLGFLIVAGLVPVLALGASALVRPRRQGAERRTTYESGMEPIGGAWIQFNIRYYMFALVFVIFDVETVFLYPWAVAFHQLGVLAFIEALIFIAILVVALIYAWRKGALEWS; encoded by the coding sequence GTGTTTGTCCTCAGCGGCTATGAATATCTTCTTGGCTTTCTGATCGTTGCCGGGTTAGTGCCTGTACTCGCATTGGGAGCGTCCGCCCTAGTCCGCCCTCGCCGGCAGGGGGCAGAGCGACGCACGACCTATGAGTCCGGGATGGAACCGATCGGGGGAGCCTGGATTCAATTTAATATTCGGTATTACATGTTCGCCCTCGTCTTCGTCATCTTCGATGTGGAGACGGTGTTTCTCTACCCGTGGGCCGTGGCCTTTCACCAACTGGGGGTGCTGGCTTTCATTGAAGCGCTGATTTTTATTGCGATTTTAGTTGTTGCCCTGATTTACGCTTGGCGGAAAGGAGCACTGGAATGGTCATGA
- a CDS encoding alpha-ketoglutarate-dependent dioxygenase AlkB family protein, with protein sequence MMLNDTFSPEVAVPTIIPIDEGELWLYPTFLTPGAADRAFTELQADIPWRQESITIFGKRYRQPRLIAWYGDTGKTYAYSGLVLDPRPWTPTLLHLKTQIEVLVGSSFNSVLLNYYRDGQDSMGWHSDNEPELGINPVIASLSLGAKRRFCLRHRTRSDLARVDVWLSHGSLLIMAGAIQHHWRHAIPKTAKAIGPRINLTFRWLHDPCRG encoded by the coding sequence ATGATGCTAAACGATACGTTTTCTCCTGAGGTAGCTGTTCCAACAATTATTCCAATTGACGAGGGTGAGCTATGGCTCTATCCAACGTTTTTGACGCCGGGGGCAGCCGATCGCGCCTTTACTGAGCTACAGGCTGACATCCCTTGGCGACAGGAGTCGATCACGATTTTTGGTAAACGCTACCGTCAACCCCGCCTGATTGCCTGGTATGGTGACACGGGGAAAACCTACGCCTATTCGGGCCTTGTATTAGATCCCCGACCGTGGACGCCAACCCTCCTCCATTTGAAAACCCAAATCGAGGTCCTCGTCGGTTCATCTTTTAATAGCGTCCTGCTGAACTACTATCGGGATGGGCAAGATAGCATGGGTTGGCATAGTGATAATGAGCCAGAGTTAGGCATCAATCCGGTGATTGCTTCCCTCAGTTTGGGAGCCAAGCGTCGCTTTTGCCTACGACATCGCACGCGCTCTGATCTGGCCAGGGTAGACGTATGGCTATCCCACGGCAGTTTGTTGATCATGGCGGGAGCCATCCAACACCATTGGCGACATGCTATCCCAAAAACCGCTAAGGCGATCGGTCCTCGCATCAACCTAACATTTCGCTGGCTACACGATCCTTGCCGGGGATAA
- a CDS encoding magnesium chelatase subunit H gives MFTHVKPTVRHIQPDTLQGRALIKVVYVVLEPQYQSALSAAVRKINQTNASIAIEISGYLLEELRSPENYEAFTQDVAAANIFIGSLIFIEDLADKVVAAVEPHRDRLDAVVVFPSMPQVMRLNKLGSFSMAQLGQSKSMIAQFMKKRKEKAGSSFQDGMLKLLQTLPKVLKYLPIDKAQDARNFMLSFQYWLGGSAENLENFLLMLADKYVFKGTDIQAQPLQYLDPVTYPDIGIWHPLAPRMFESLEEYLAWYGQRDDIADDLKDPLAPCIGLVLQRTHLITGDDAHYVAVVQELECMGARVIPVFSGGLDFSKPVDAFFYNAQGNAIVDTVVSLTGFALVGGPARQDHPKAIEALKRLNRPYMVALPLVFQTTEEWQSSELGLHPIQVALQIAIPELDGAIEPIVLSGRDGATGKAIALQDRVEAVARRAMKWANLRRKPKIDKKLAITIFSFPPDKGNVGTAAYLDVFGSIYKVMEALKHNGYDVQEMPESPMALMEAVIHDAQAQYASPELNIAYRMSVLEYERFTPYSERLHESWGPPPGHLNTDGENLLIYGKQFGNVFIGVQPTFGYEGDPMRLLFSRSASPHHGFAAYYTYLEHIWHADAVLHFGTHGSLEFMPGKQMGMSGDCYPDNLIGTIPNLYYYAANNPSEATIAKRRSYAETISYLTPPAENAGLYKGLKELADLIGSYQTLKETGRGPAIVNSIMDKCRLVNLDKDIALPAGDAQDLNAEERDTLVGRVYGKLMEIESRLLPCGLHVIGQPPTAEEAIATLVSIANIDRPEEEIMGLPRIIANSIGRDIEEIYRNSDRGVLADVELVNQITQAVRAAVSALVKEQADADGRVSKVTALNFLNMGRKTPWLEALHGLGYDKVDPEAIKPLFEYLEFCLKQIVADNELGALLRALEGEYILPGPGGDPVRNPDVLPTGKNIHALDPQAIPTAAAIQSAKVVVDRLLDRQRQENQGQYPESVAFVLWGTDNIKTYGESLAQVLWLVGARPVPDSLGRVNKVDLIPLEVLGRPRIDVVVNCSGVFRDLFINQMALLDRAIKLAAEAEEPVEMNFVRKHALQQAAELGINLRQAATRVFSNASGSYAANVNLAIENSTWENESELQDMYLSRKSFAFNSDNPGVMEQSQQLFESSLRSVDVTFQNLDSSEISLTDVSHYFDSDPTKVVSRLRADGKQPAAYVADTTTANAQVRTLSETVRLDARTKLLNPKWYEGMLSHGYEGVRELSKRLVNTMGWSATANAVDNWIYEDTNTTFIKDEAMRNRLLNLNPHSFRKVVTTLLEANGRGYWETSESNLELLRQLYQEVEDRIEGIES, from the coding sequence ATGTTCACCCACGTCAAGCCCACCGTCCGCCATATTCAGCCAGACACGTTACAAGGACGGGCGCTGATCAAGGTGGTCTATGTTGTGCTGGAACCGCAATACCAGAGTGCCCTGTCGGCAGCGGTTCGCAAAATTAACCAGACGAATGCCAGTATCGCGATCGAAATCAGCGGCTATCTGCTCGAAGAACTGCGCAGTCCGGAAAACTACGAAGCTTTTACGCAGGACGTAGCAGCAGCCAATATTTTCATCGGCTCTTTGATCTTTATTGAGGACTTGGCCGATAAGGTGGTCGCTGCGGTGGAACCCCACCGCGATCGCCTCGATGCTGTGGTGGTCTTTCCCTCGATGCCCCAGGTGATGCGCCTGAACAAGTTGGGTAGTTTCTCGATGGCGCAGTTGGGCCAGTCGAAGAGCATGATCGCCCAGTTCATGAAGAAGCGGAAGGAAAAGGCTGGGTCCAGCTTCCAGGATGGGATGCTCAAGCTGCTGCAAACCCTGCCCAAGGTGCTGAAGTACTTGCCGATCGACAAGGCCCAGGATGCCCGCAATTTCATGCTTAGCTTCCAATACTGGCTAGGGGGATCGGCGGAAAACCTGGAAAATTTCTTGTTAATGCTGGCGGATAAATACGTCTTCAAGGGAACTGATATCCAGGCGCAACCGCTGCAATACCTCGATCCGGTCACCTACCCTGATATCGGCATCTGGCATCCCCTCGCACCCCGGATGTTTGAGTCGCTGGAGGAGTATCTGGCCTGGTATGGGCAACGGGATGATATCGCCGATGACCTCAAAGATCCCCTGGCCCCCTGTATTGGGCTGGTTCTGCAACGGACGCACTTGATTACTGGGGATGATGCCCACTATGTGGCCGTGGTGCAGGAATTGGAATGCATGGGGGCACGGGTGATTCCGGTCTTTTCCGGGGGGTTGGATTTCTCCAAGCCTGTGGATGCCTTTTTCTACAATGCCCAGGGTAATGCCATTGTTGACACGGTGGTTTCTCTGACTGGGTTTGCCTTGGTCGGTGGTCCGGCGCGGCAGGATCATCCCAAGGCGATCGAGGCGCTTAAGCGTTTGAACCGGCCCTATATGGTGGCACTGCCCTTGGTGTTTCAAACCACGGAGGAGTGGCAAAGTAGTGAGTTGGGGTTGCACCCAATCCAGGTGGCGTTGCAGATTGCGATTCCGGAACTGGACGGCGCGATCGAGCCGATCGTCCTCTCTGGCCGCGATGGGGCAACGGGCAAGGCGATCGCGCTGCAAGATCGGGTGGAGGCGGTGGCCCGTCGGGCGATGAAATGGGCCAACCTGCGCCGTAAACCCAAGATCGATAAGAAACTGGCGATTACGATCTTCAGCTTCCCGCCGGATAAGGGAAATGTGGGGACGGCGGCCTATCTGGATGTGTTCGGGTCGATCTATAAGGTGATGGAGGCCCTGAAGCACAATGGCTATGATGTGCAAGAGATGCCCGAATCGCCAATGGCACTGATGGAGGCGGTGATCCACGATGCCCAGGCCCAGTACGCCAGTCCGGAGTTGAATATCGCCTATCGGATGTCGGTGCTGGAGTATGAGCGGTTTACGCCCTACTCGGAGCGGTTGCATGAGTCCTGGGGTCCCCCGCCCGGTCACCTGAATACGGATGGGGAAAACCTGTTGATCTATGGCAAACAGTTTGGCAATGTCTTCATCGGTGTCCAGCCCACCTTTGGCTATGAGGGTGACCCGATGCGGTTGTTGTTCTCGCGCTCGGCCAGTCCCCACCACGGTTTTGCGGCTTACTACACCTACCTGGAGCACATCTGGCACGCGGATGCGGTGCTGCACTTTGGGACCCACGGGTCGCTGGAGTTCATGCCCGGTAAGCAAATGGGGATGTCGGGCGATTGCTATCCCGATAACCTGATTGGCACCATTCCCAACCTCTACTACTACGCGGCCAATAATCCCTCGGAAGCGACAATTGCCAAGCGCCGCAGCTATGCGGAAACGATCAGCTACCTGACGCCACCGGCGGAAAATGCCGGGTTGTACAAGGGCCTGAAGGAATTGGCGGATCTGATTGGGTCCTACCAAACCCTGAAGGAGACGGGTCGGGGGCCGGCGATCGTCAACTCGATTATGGACAAGTGCCGCCTGGTCAACCTGGATAAGGACATTGCCCTACCGGCAGGCGATGCCCAGGATCTCAACGCTGAGGAACGGGATACGCTGGTGGGTCGGGTCTACGGCAAGTTGATGGAGATTGAATCCCGCCTCTTGCCTTGCGGCCTGCACGTGATTGGTCAACCACCGACGGCAGAGGAAGCGATCGCGACTCTGGTGAGCATTGCCAACATTGATCGTCCCGAAGAGGAGATCATGGGCCTGCCGCGCATCATTGCCAACAGCATCGGGCGCGATATCGAGGAGATTTACCGCAATAGCGATCGCGGTGTGCTCGCCGATGTGGAATTGGTCAACCAGATTACCCAAGCCGTGCGAGCAGCAGTTTCAGCGCTGGTGAAGGAGCAGGCAGATGCGGATGGCCGGGTTTCCAAGGTGACGGCCTTGAATTTCCTCAACATGGGCCGTAAAACCCCCTGGCTGGAAGCCCTCCACGGGCTGGGCTACGACAAGGTGGACCCGGAGGCGATTAAACCCCTGTTTGAGTACCTGGAGTTTTGCCTGAAGCAGATCGTGGCGGATAACGAACTGGGGGCATTGCTCCGTGCCCTGGAAGGGGAATATATTCTGCCGGGTCCCGGTGGTGATCCGGTGCGCAATCCGGATGTGCTGCCCACGGGGAAAAATATCCATGCCCTCGATCCCCAGGCGATTCCAACGGCAGCGGCAATCCAATCGGCTAAGGTGGTCGTCGATCGCCTGCTCGATCGTCAGCGCCAGGAAAACCAGGGCCAGTATCCAGAGTCGGTCGCCTTTGTTCTCTGGGGCACAGATAACATCAAGACCTATGGTGAATCCTTGGCCCAGGTGTTGTGGCTGGTGGGGGCGCGTCCGGTGCCCGACTCCCTGGGGCGGGTGAATAAGGTGGACCTGATTCCCCTAGAAGTGTTGGGGCGGCCCCGCATTGATGTGGTGGTCAACTGCTCTGGGGTGTTCCGGGATCTGTTTATTAACCAGATGGCGTTGCTCGATCGGGCGATTAAACTCGCGGCTGAAGCTGAGGAACCCGTGGAAATGAACTTTGTGCGCAAGCACGCCCTGCAACAGGCGGCGGAACTGGGCATCAATCTGCGGCAGGCGGCAACACGGGTGTTCTCGAATGCGTCGGGGTCCTATGCGGCCAATGTCAATTTGGCGATCGAAAATAGCACCTGGGAGAACGAGTCGGAATTGCAGGATATGTACCTGTCGCGCAAGTCGTTTGCCTTTAATTCCGACAATCCCGGTGTGATGGAGCAGTCGCAGCAGTTGTTTGAGTCCAGCCTGAGGTCGGTGGATGTCACCTTCCAAAACCTGGATTCTTCGGAAATCTCGCTCACGGATGTCTCCCACTACTTCGACTCTGACCCCACCAAGGTGGTCTCGCGTCTGCGCGCTGATGGCAAGCAACCAGCGGCCTATGTGGCGGATACGACAACGGCCAATGCCCAAGTCCGTACCCTATCGGAGACGGTGCGCTTGGACGCTCGTACGAAGCTCTTGAATCCCAAGTGGTACGAGGGGATGTTGTCCCACGGCTACGAAGGCGTGCGGGAACTGTCGAAGCGGCTGGTGAATACGATGGGTTGGTCGGCGACGGCGAATGCGGTTGATAACTGGATCTACGAAGATACCAACACGACCTTCATCAAGGATGAGGCGATGCGCAACCGCCTGCTTAACCTGAATCCCCACTCGTTCCGCAAGGTGGTGACGACGCTGCTGGAGGCCAATGGGCGCGGCTACTGGGAAACCAGTGAGAGCAACCTGGAGCTACTGCGCCAGTTGTACCAGGAGGTGGAAGACCGGATCGAAGGGATCGAGTCGTAA
- the glmM gene encoding phosphoglucosamine mutase, with product MIASSAQRSTDRPATANGTTPLPALGSSLSSAIPWNLVSLPDTPLFGTDGVRGHVGELLTAPLAMQLGFWAGHSLKTEATHTGPIIIGQDSRNSSDMLVMALASGFTAAGLEVWNLGLCPTAGVAHLTRMTEAIGGVMVSASHNPPEDNGIKFFDAAGTKLSPHLQAQIEAAIRGQMTEGLAATVTPSNQWGRYYLRSELVDQYTDSLYRPLIPTRPEVPLLQGMRIVLDLAWGAAVHIAPAVFRRLGAEVICLHDRPDGDRINVNCGSTHLQTLQETVIAYGADLGFAFDGDADRALAVDAKGRAINGDYILYFWGQHLRQAQQLPGNTIISTVMANLGFERAWQAQGGTLVRTPVGDQHVFAAMVAQGAMLGGEQSGHILCHHYSITGDGILTALHLAALVQHWNQSLAEMVDSSFQTYPQRLHNVRVGDRQRRLNWQQCEAVQRAIAQAEADMGDRGRVLVRASGTEPLIRIMVEAADANLVNHWTERLASVVETHLAA from the coding sequence ATGATCGCTTCCTCGGCGCAACGGTCTACGGACCGGCCTGCAACTGCTAACGGAACAACACCGCTCCCCGCGCTTGGGTCATCCCTATCATCAGCAATACCCTGGAATCTAGTATCTCTGCCAGATACTCCCCTGTTTGGCACCGATGGCGTACGGGGGCATGTGGGGGAACTCTTAACCGCTCCCCTGGCGATGCAGTTGGGGTTCTGGGCTGGCCACAGCCTTAAAACCGAGGCAACCCACACAGGACCGATCATTATTGGTCAGGACTCGCGTAATTCCAGTGACATGCTGGTGATGGCCCTAGCCAGTGGCTTTACGGCTGCGGGGCTGGAAGTATGGAATTTAGGGCTGTGTCCTACCGCAGGTGTGGCCCACCTGACCCGTATGACTGAAGCGATCGGAGGCGTGATGGTCTCTGCTAGCCATAATCCACCCGAAGATAACGGAATTAAATTTTTTGACGCGGCAGGGACCAAGCTATCGCCCCATCTGCAAGCCCAAATTGAAGCAGCAATACGCGGTCAGATGACCGAGGGGCTTGCTGCAACGGTCACCCCATCCAATCAGTGGGGACGCTACTATCTACGCTCGGAACTGGTGGATCAGTATACCGATTCGCTCTACCGTCCCCTGATCCCCACCAGGCCGGAAGTCCCGCTCCTGCAAGGCATGCGGATTGTCTTAGACTTAGCCTGGGGAGCAGCGGTGCATATTGCCCCGGCAGTGTTTCGGAGGCTGGGGGCTGAAGTCATTTGTCTCCACGATCGACCGGATGGCGATCGCATTAACGTCAACTGTGGTTCAACTCACTTGCAAACGCTACAAGAAACCGTCATTGCCTACGGGGCCGATCTAGGATTTGCCTTTGATGGCGACGCTGACCGGGCGCTGGCGGTGGATGCAAAGGGACGGGCCATTAATGGAGATTACATTCTCTATTTCTGGGGCCAACACCTCCGTCAAGCACAACAATTACCCGGAAATACAATCATCTCGACGGTCATGGCCAATCTAGGCTTTGAACGCGCCTGGCAAGCGCAGGGGGGCACCCTTGTACGCACACCCGTCGGCGATCAACATGTGTTTGCAGCAATGGTGGCCCAGGGAGCGATGTTGGGCGGGGAACAGTCGGGGCACATTCTCTGCCATCACTACAGCATTACCGGCGATGGAATTCTCACCGCCTTGCATTTGGCAGCCCTGGTGCAACACTGGAACCAATCTCTGGCTGAGATGGTGGATAGTAGTTTTCAAACCTATCCCCAGCGGTTACATAATGTACGGGTCGGCGATCGCCAGCGGCGGCTCAATTGGCAGCAGTGTGAAGCAGTCCAACGGGCGATCGCGCAGGCAGAAGCGGATATGGGCGATCGTGGTCGGGTGCTGGTGCGGGCTTCGGGAACCGAACCGTTGATCCGGATAATGGTGGAAGCCGCCGATGCCAACCTGGTTAACCACTGGACTGAGCGACTGGCTAGTGTGGTAGAAACTCACCTAGCGGCTTAG
- a CDS encoding PEP-CTERM sorting domain-containing protein, whose amino-acid sequence MFLCRNGWQAAVTSVWLASAIATTPVQAFSLGGWDYAIGAFDNGTGGSIFEVHGIAIQQVNNQMIVALNANMPLTGTGDPVIPISWGDLFFNFSYLNSFNAANGQLWGIRFSPVSDSLVEVGVYRNVTARNVTAFNMGFSNLGEYSVAVGGNHQWGDLPAYDANPSYFDGQETGTWTILNSIATGTRVGDIQMLNASALAGLDFGYFGAKGSETIAFSFERPNDFVGEFIVSLMLECANDGIVIRSEAVPEPMTVLGLGLAAIGLGALQYRQKRQSDRV is encoded by the coding sequence ATGTTCCTTTGTCGCAATGGATGGCAGGCTGCCGTGACTAGCGTATGGTTAGCCAGTGCGATCGCCACGACGCCAGTACAAGCCTTTTCCCTGGGGGGATGGGATTATGCCATTGGTGCCTTCGATAATGGGACAGGGGGCAGTATTTTTGAGGTGCATGGGATTGCGATTCAGCAAGTCAACAATCAGATGATTGTGGCTCTCAATGCTAATATGCCGTTAACAGGGACGGGCGATCCTGTAATCCCTATCAGTTGGGGGGATTTATTTTTTAACTTTAGCTATCTGAATAGCTTTAATGCAGCCAATGGTCAGCTCTGGGGTATTCGATTCTCGCCAGTTTCCGACTCGCTGGTTGAGGTAGGCGTTTATCGCAATGTCACGGCTCGCAATGTGACCGCTTTCAATATGGGTTTCTCTAATCTGGGGGAATACAGTGTTGCCGTTGGAGGAAATCATCAATGGGGAGATTTGCCTGCCTATGATGCCAATCCTTCCTACTTCGATGGTCAGGAAACTGGAACATGGACGATCCTCAATTCGATCGCCACGGGGACACGGGTAGGGGATATTCAAATGCTGAATGCTAGTGCCCTGGCAGGATTAGATTTTGGCTACTTCGGAGCCAAGGGCAGTGAGACGATCGCATTCAGTTTTGAGCGTCCCAATGACTTTGTGGGTGAATTTATCGTTAGCCTCATGCTGGAATGCGCAAACGACGGTATTGTCATTCGTTCGGAAGCTGTTCCAGAACCGATGACAGTTTTGGGGTTAGGGTTGGCCGCGATCGGCTTGGGGGCTTTGCAATACCGACAAAAGCGGCAATCGGACAGAGTTTGA